From the genome of Scytonema hofmannii PCC 7110, one region includes:
- the cas2 gene encoding CRISPR-associated endonuclease Cas2, with product MAELKNCYLICYDIRCQKRWRKAYKLLEGYGERIQYSIFRCWLNQRTREKLRWELEKILTTEDAILFLRLSNRCLEDIHKYNRPSSWPHVQEPYLIV from the coding sequence ATGGCTGAATTAAAAAACTGTTACCTAATTTGTTACGACATTCGGTGCCAAAAACGCTGGCGCAAGGCTTACAAGTTGTTAGAAGGTTACGGGGAAAGAATCCAATACTCTATATTTCGCTGTTGGCTCAATCAGCGCACCCGCGAAAAATTACGCTGGGAACTCGAAAAAATACTCACAACTGAGGATGCTATTCTCTTCCTGCGATTGAGTAATCGCTGCCTTGAAGACATCCATAAGTATAACCGACCTAGCTCCTGGCCTCACGTGCAGGAACCATATCTCATCGTTTGA
- a CDS encoding type II toxin-antitoxin system VapC family toxin, with protein sequence MHLLDTDTLTHLYSGRSSVVERLRSVEDPNVGITIITKVEVLRGRLDYLLKAETATDVLKAQELLFRTEDLLNQLLIVPINQAASEQFDRLRTISKLRKIGRADLLIASIALANRAILVTRNIRHFKQIPGLQVVNWVD encoded by the coding sequence ATGCATTTGCTGGATACTGACACACTGACCCATCTTTATTCCGGACGGTCAAGTGTAGTCGAGCGGTTGAGGTCGGTAGAAGATCCAAATGTCGGAATTACTATCATTACCAAAGTCGAAGTTTTACGAGGACGACTTGATTACCTTCTCAAAGCTGAGACAGCGACTGATGTGCTGAAAGCTCAAGAACTTTTATTTCGTACAGAGGATCTGCTAAATCAGCTTCTGATTGTTCCGATAAATCAGGCTGCATCAGAACAGTTTGATCGCCTGCGTACTATATCAAAGCTACGCAAAATTGGACGAGCCGATTTATTGATAGCCAGTATTGCTTTAGCAAATCGAGCTATTTTGGTCACGCGCAATATACGCCATTTTAAACAAATTCCTGGCTTACAAGTTGTAAATTGGGTTGATTAA
- a CDS encoding PD-(D/E)XK nuclease family protein gives MPTHWLPFASYNLWLQFAPPVGQERWHCDMKRGFTKARKKEPSVAALLATDTTPQRIGLLAQRGVYEFHQDPLILYSSDAVAKVAEILQLNQELGVVQERVISILKNYHSNPILLGKNIIKLSRGDEGFPEPILIEQGNYQFNLFAAIDCIFEEQDGTLHILDFKTGQTDFDKRQAYVYLLAASFLDPSQPTVASFYNLENGKWSESITATVSQLNAFQIELARISQQHQKDLRHYRHSPSEFSRIFPPNPSINCQYCPFNSICEFSELEVSA, from the coding sequence ATGCCAACTCATTGGCTACCGTTTGCTAGTTACAACCTCTGGTTACAATTCGCTCCACCAGTAGGGCAAGAGCGTTGGCATTGTGATATGAAGCGGGGCTTTACTAAGGCTCGTAAAAAAGAACCATCTGTTGCAGCACTCTTGGCTACGGACACGACACCTCAACGGATTGGTCTATTGGCACAACGGGGAGTTTACGAATTTCATCAAGACCCCCTAATATTGTATAGCAGCGATGCTGTTGCGAAAGTGGCAGAAATTCTGCAATTGAACCAAGAGTTAGGGGTCGTTCAGGAGCGAGTGATTTCTATCCTGAAAAACTACCATTCCAATCCTATTCTCTTAGGGAAGAACATTATCAAGTTGAGCCGAGGCGACGAGGGGTTTCCAGAACCGATTTTAATTGAGCAGGGTAATTATCAATTCAACTTATTCGCTGCCATTGACTGCATTTTTGAAGAGCAAGATGGCACACTGCACATCTTGGATTTTAAGACTGGTCAAACTGACTTTGACAAACGACAAGCTTATGTTTACTTGCTAGCAGCGAGCTTTCTTGACCCTAGCCAACCAACTGTAGCATCATTTTACAACTTGGAAAATGGGAAGTGGTCTGAGTCCATCACTGCAACAGTGAGTCAGTTAAATGCCTTTCAAATTGAACTGGCGCGGATATCCCAACAACATCAGAAAGATTTGCGACATTACAGGCATTCTCCATCTGAATTTAGCCGAATTTTTCCTCCCAATCCAAGCATTAACTGCCAATACTGCCCATTCAATTCAATTTGTGAGTTTTCTGAACTTGAGGTTTCTGCATGA
- a CDS encoding Piwi domain-containing protein, giving the protein MTVAPVVVSQAPTFLSEIFPINNSQPNLMCFRLTPEVERQDGNRLGFRFSRKFPEIVVTWHSGYFFVLAKPGQSMPSQDEWRKAILEIQEELKEDIGDRYYSIQWVRQPHATPLILAQLAIQVLKVNRPFTPVTVWAECGVKVIREPDFWAETVELPEGLKPALTLTIHSSIVSRGDLADFLENHPYRQDPEKLLIGLKVQEIERGSNCTITGIVGTVGEHREELKEKATGAISHQKLEEAPDDQPLVAVQFGKNKKQFYYPLVALRPSVTAQTSDQLQVKYGELLKATKISHSSRQQLLIEYKTEAGIALAAYGFQLGRSINSRDYPTSFWQLPVAIEQTPLLFGKGVRGIRGEVLKGLSKGGVYKRHDDYREPSRVIRIAALKLCDLKVGKFLEEIRQRLKIYGFESEIVHKKELPQLSGAEARAELEKAINELETTVNELMTVPTDIFLTFLPEIDRSADNDDGGSLYQRVYSQLLRRGIASQVIYSDTLSSVDHRQILNQVIPGILAKLGNLPFVLAEPLEIADYFIGLDISRESKEKLPGTLNACASVRLYDRQGKFIRYRLEDALIPGEEIPQRLLETLLPAVELRGKTVLIYRDGFFCGQEVEHLLEWARAINSKFILVECKKSGIPRLYNLNEQKIVTSPKKGLALRLSSREAVLVTTKVSDRVGLARPLRLTVHEEGHQVSIESVLETTLKLTLLHHGALQTPRLPMPLYGADRMAYLRLNGIYPTSMLSGDRQFWL; this is encoded by the coding sequence ATGACTGTTGCCCCTGTTGTTGTTTCTCAAGCTCCAACATTTTTAAGCGAAATTTTTCCGATCAACAACTCTCAACCCAATTTGATGTGCTTTAGGCTGACTCCAGAAGTTGAACGACAGGATGGCAATCGTTTAGGCTTCCGTTTTAGTCGTAAGTTCCCTGAGATTGTTGTTACCTGGCACAGTGGATATTTTTTTGTTTTAGCTAAACCAGGTCAGTCCATGCCTAGTCAAGATGAGTGGCGAAAAGCAATCTTGGAAATTCAAGAGGAATTGAAAGAAGATATTGGCGATCGCTATTACTCAATTCAATGGGTACGTCAGCCACACGCAACACCTTTAATCCTTGCCCAGCTTGCTATTCAAGTATTAAAAGTAAATCGCCCCTTTACACCTGTAACCGTTTGGGCGGAGTGTGGGGTAAAAGTCATACGAGAACCTGATTTTTGGGCAGAAACTGTTGAATTGCCAGAAGGTTTAAAGCCTGCTCTGACTTTAACGATTCACAGCAGTATTGTATCCAGGGGTGATTTGGCTGACTTTTTGGAAAATCACCCCTATCGCCAAGATCCAGAGAAGCTTTTGATTGGTTTGAAAGTTCAAGAAATTGAACGGGGTAGTAACTGTACTATTACTGGAATTGTTGGAACAGTTGGGGAACACAGAGAAGAACTGAAAGAGAAGGCAACTGGTGCAATTAGTCACCAAAAACTAGAGGAAGCACCCGACGATCAACCCCTCGTTGCTGTGCAGTTTGGCAAGAACAAAAAGCAGTTTTATTATCCACTTGTGGCTTTGCGTCCCAGCGTGACCGCCCAAACATCTGACCAATTGCAAGTTAAATACGGAGAGTTACTCAAGGCAACTAAAATTAGTCACTCCAGCCGACAGCAACTTTTAATTGAATATAAAACCGAAGCAGGAATTGCTCTAGCCGCCTATGGATTTCAGTTAGGGCGTAGTATCAACAGCCGCGATTACCCAACATCATTTTGGCAACTGCCAGTAGCGATTGAGCAAACCCCACTTCTTTTTGGTAAAGGAGTTAGAGGAATTAGAGGAGAAGTTCTTAAGGGACTCTCTAAAGGTGGTGTTTACAAGCGTCATGATGATTATCGTGAACCATCAAGAGTCATTCGCATTGCCGCTTTGAAGCTTTGCGATTTGAAGGTAGGTAAGTTTTTAGAGGAAATTCGGCAAAGATTGAAAATCTACGGATTTGAAAGTGAAATTGTGCATAAAAAAGAGTTACCTCAGTTAAGTGGCGCTGAAGCCAGAGCCGAACTGGAGAAAGCTATTAATGAATTGGAGACAACTGTTAATGAATTAATGACTGTTCCAACTGACATCTTTTTGACGTTTCTGCCAGAAATTGACCGCAGTGCTGATAACGACGATGGCGGTAGTTTATATCAACGGGTATACTCGCAGTTACTCAGACGCGGAATTGCTAGCCAGGTAATTTATTCTGATACATTGAGCAGTGTTGACCACCGACAAATTCTTAATCAGGTGATTCCTGGGATTTTGGCAAAGTTAGGGAATTTGCCTTTCGTTCTGGCTGAACCTTTAGAGATTGCTGACTATTTTATTGGGTTAGACATCTCCAGAGAGTCTAAGGAAAAGCTACCAGGAACTCTGAATGCCTGTGCAAGCGTGCGTCTCTATGATAGACAGGGGAAGTTTATTCGTTATCGGTTGGAAGATGCTTTGATTCCAGGTGAAGAAATCCCCCAACGGCTTTTAGAAACATTGCTTCCAGCAGTTGAACTAAGAGGCAAAACTGTTTTAATTTACCGAGATGGCTTTTTTTGCGGTCAAGAAGTTGAGCATTTACTGGAATGGGCTAGAGCAATTAACTCAAAATTTATTTTAGTGGAGTGCAAAAAGTCTGGCATTCCCAGGCTTTACAACTTAAATGAACAAAAAATTGTGACTTCCCCAAAAAAAGGGTTGGCACTTCGTTTATCATCCCGTGAAGCGGTTCTGGTAACAACTAAGGTTTCAGATCGGGTAGGTTTGGCTCGTCCTTTGCGTTTGACAGTGCATGAAGAAGGACACCAAGTCTCAATTGAAAGTGTTCTAGAAACTACTCTAAAACTGACATTGCTGCATCATGGGGCGTTACAGACCCCTCGGTTGCCAATGCCCCTCTATGGAGCAGATCGCATGGCTTATTTGCGGTTGAATGGGATTTATCCTACGAGTATGCTGTCAGGCGATCGCCAATTTTGGCTGTAG
- a CDS encoding helix-turn-helix domain-containing protein, whose amino-acid sequence MNRATFPDVLTLEEASEYLRLPVEAVLRQALQGKIPGRRIEDDWRFLKAAIDEWLRSQSGQTILLQQAGALEDDNSLAQLRATIYQARGRSEVDEEPSA is encoded by the coding sequence ATGAATCGGGCAACGTTCCCAGATGTTTTAACTCTTGAAGAAGCCTCAGAGTATCTTCGGTTACCTGTTGAAGCAGTTCTGCGTCAAGCCTTACAGGGGAAGATCCCAGGTCGCAGAATTGAAGATGATTGGAGGTTTTTAAAAGCTGCGATTGACGAGTGGTTACGTTCTCAAAGTGGTCAAACTATTCTCCTTCAACAAGCAGGTGCCTTGGAAGATGATAATTCTCTTGCTCAATTGAGAGCAACAATTTACCAGGCAAGGGGACGATCTGAAGTGGATGAGGAGCCTAGTGCTTGA
- a CDS encoding type II toxin-antitoxin system Phd/YefM family antitoxin: MQQISTNELPKNLQQLFTEVQRTQTPLTVTHEGKPLVVICPATTQPKRATFGAMKGSGEILGDLIAPAVLQEI, from the coding sequence ATGCAACAAATTAGTACAAACGAATTACCCAAAAATCTCCAGCAACTATTTACAGAAGTACAACGTACTCAAACACCGTTAACTGTTACCCATGAGGGCAAACCATTAGTAGTTATATGTCCGGCAACAACCCAACCCAAACGCGCAACTTTTGGAGCAATGAAAGGAAGCGGTGAAATTTTGGGAGACTTAATTGCTCCAGCCGTCTTGCAGGAGATTTAA
- the cas6 gene encoding type I-MYXAN CRISPR-associated protein Cas6/Cmx6 — MNNIINLSFPAIGTELPADHNHRLCAALCNKLPHLHGLEGLAINTITGIPDKQGKIKLTHQSRLLLRLPVEAIAQVYSLTGQTLDVGGYSIQLGNPELQTLKSVDTLKARLVTIKGYTAPELFLGAAYRQLQELGINANIGILANDKGEPKRLTLKIRKYTIVGFSVVVSDLSSDDSIKLQVHGLGGKRRLGCGVFYPTVAVSQRQGGNRHAETAIS, encoded by the coding sequence ATGAATAACATCATCAATTTGTCTTTTCCTGCGATCGGCACAGAGTTACCCGCAGATCACAACCATCGCCTCTGTGCAGCATTATGTAACAAATTACCGCATTTACACGGTCTGGAAGGGCTGGCTATCAACACAATTACAGGTATTCCTGACAAACAGGGCAAAATAAAACTTACGCACCAATCAAGGTTGCTTTTACGGCTACCTGTTGAGGCGATCGCCCAAGTTTACTCACTCACAGGTCAAACTTTAGATGTAGGTGGCTACAGCATTCAATTGGGTAACCCGGAACTTCAGACGTTAAAATCTGTAGATACTCTTAAAGCAAGACTAGTCACTATTAAGGGTTATACCGCACCAGAACTATTTTTGGGCGCGGCTTATCGCCAATTACAAGAATTAGGCATCAACGCTAACATCGGTATTCTTGCCAATGATAAAGGGGAACCCAAACGTCTGACACTCAAAATTAGAAAGTACACCATTGTTGGTTTCAGTGTGGTTGTTTCTGACCTGAGTTCAGATGATTCGATAAAGCTACAAGTTCACGGCTTAGGTGGTAAACGCCGTCTAGGTTGTGGTGTTTTCTATCCTACTGTTGCAGTATCTCAACGCCAAGGGGGCAATCGCCATGCTGAAACAGCTATTAGCTAA
- a CDS encoding CRISPR-associated helicase/endonuclease Cas3, translating to MLKQLLAKRPKTDGTKLSLKQHLIDTDDAALAIFKGRMLQNWCRFFRVRDPQKFLIHLRIAALFHDMGKANAEFYAAVQGSREKQTLRHEWFSAFILHLPKVRNWLATSGLDLEVITAAVLCHHLQAHPKEWGKPRTLVKQVELYLTHPEVTDILEKIAQLAGVENLPELPQQWVAGNVFWNQVYQDANDVGDDFFIDIQDDDEQHNERRSLLLAVKAGVIAADSVASAMFREKDYTMQQWLDKHLHQRAITSEEIETKILQPRYRQIEKKSGNTFELRPFQEKAKDLGDRVLLLSACGSGKTIFGYKWHQSVLSRHQVGHLIFLYPTRGTATEGFKDYVSSAPESDASLLTGTASYELQEIAQNPTESTQGKDYTTDERLFALGFWGKRFFSATVDQFLSFLTHSYSGLCLLPVLADSVVVIDEVHSFSKDMFDNLISFLQHFDIPVLCMTATLPKSRRQQLEKVGLKVFASDADEELTKVEQQPRYLIEKTDFQTAFQRAIEAYQQDKCILWVVNTVDRCRETAADLEQELGVNVLTYHSRFRLMDRQEQHKATVAAFAFNRGQRQPVIAVTTQVCEMSLDLDADVLISELAPISSLVQRFGRSNRSSERQKTFRSQILVYEPPNIRPYKDDELKAAQRFMTEVIGEVSQWKLAVELERYSPGERFADGGSSFVHGGYWAFSQPFRDTDDYSMNALLDSDLNAVKELIKKRKFYDQYVLPVPKKFALPEDRRPEWIPNYMAIADRQFYCPKRGFGE from the coding sequence ATGCTGAAACAGCTATTAGCTAAAAGACCTAAAACAGATGGGACAAAGCTCTCCTTGAAGCAGCATTTAATTGATACAGATGACGCTGCATTGGCTATTTTTAAAGGTCGAATGCTGCAAAACTGGTGCCGATTTTTTCGAGTGCGCGATCCACAGAAATTCCTAATTCATCTCCGGATTGCTGCTTTGTTCCACGATATGGGGAAAGCAAATGCAGAGTTTTACGCAGCTGTTCAAGGTAGTCGGGAAAAGCAAACTTTACGCCATGAATGGTTTAGCGCTTTCATTTTGCACCTACCTAAGGTCAGAAATTGGTTAGCAACAAGTGGGTTAGATTTAGAGGTTATTACTGCTGCGGTACTGTGTCACCACTTACAAGCCCATCCTAAAGAATGGGGAAAACCTCGCACTTTGGTAAAGCAAGTTGAATTGTACTTGACTCATCCAGAGGTTACCGACATTTTGGAAAAGATTGCTCAACTTGCTGGTGTTGAAAATTTACCGGAGTTACCACAACAGTGGGTTGCAGGGAATGTGTTTTGGAATCAGGTTTATCAAGATGCCAACGATGTTGGTGATGACTTTTTTATAGATATCCAAGACGATGATGAACAGCATAATGAACGGCGTTCCCTTCTACTGGCTGTGAAGGCGGGAGTTATTGCAGCTGATTCCGTAGCTTCTGCCATGTTTCGGGAAAAAGATTATACCATGCAGCAGTGGCTTGACAAGCATCTTCATCAAAGGGCAATTACATCAGAGGAAATAGAAACTAAAATTCTCCAACCTCGTTATCGCCAAATTGAGAAAAAGTCAGGAAACACATTTGAGCTAAGACCTTTTCAAGAAAAGGCTAAAGATTTAGGCGATCGCGTTCTTCTTCTCAGTGCTTGTGGCTCGGGCAAGACTATCTTTGGATATAAGTGGCATCAGTCAGTACTCAGCCGTCACCAAGTTGGTCATCTTATATTTCTCTACCCAACCCGTGGCACGGCTACGGAAGGATTTAAGGATTATGTCTCTTCAGCACCAGAGTCAGATGCAAGCCTTTTAACTGGGACAGCTAGTTATGAGTTGCAAGAAATCGCTCAAAATCCCACAGAGTCTACCCAAGGCAAAGACTACACGACTGACGAGCGGCTTTTTGCATTGGGCTTCTGGGGTAAACGTTTCTTTTCCGCCACGGTAGATCAATTTCTTTCCTTTCTTACCCATAGCTACAGTGGTTTGTGTTTGCTACCAGTTTTGGCTGACTCAGTGGTGGTTATTGATGAAGTTCACAGTTTCTCTAAAGATATGTTTGATAACCTCATAAGCTTCCTTCAGCATTTTGATATTCCCGTGCTGTGCATGACTGCTACTCTACCAAAATCGCGACGACAACAACTAGAAAAGGTAGGGTTAAAAGTGTTTGCCTCCGATGCAGACGAGGAATTAACCAAAGTAGAACAACAGCCTCGGTATCTCATAGAAAAAACTGATTTTCAAACTGCCTTTCAACGAGCAATAGAAGCATATCAGCAAGACAAATGTATCTTGTGGGTTGTCAATACCGTTGACCGTTGCCGTGAGACAGCCGCAGATCTGGAGCAAGAACTAGGTGTCAATGTCCTCACTTACCACAGTCGCTTCAGGCTAATGGACAGGCAAGAGCAGCATAAAGCAACTGTTGCAGCATTTGCTTTTAATAGGGGTCAACGTCAGCCTGTCATTGCTGTGACGACCCAAGTTTGTGAAATGTCACTTGACCTAGATGCGGATGTCTTAATCTCTGAATTAGCACCAATTTCATCACTGGTTCAACGGTTTGGTCGTTCTAATCGGTCTTCAGAGCGTCAAAAAACGTTTCGCTCTCAAATCTTAGTCTACGAACCTCCAAACATTAGACCTTACAAAGATGACGAACTTAAGGCAGCACAAAGGTTTATGACTGAAGTGATTGGTGAAGTCAGCCAGTGGAAGTTAGCAGTAGAACTAGAGCGGTATTCACCAGGAGAACGATTTGCGGATGGAGGCAGCAGCTTTGTTCATGGCGGTTACTGGGCATTTTCTCAGCCGTTCCGAGATACTGATGACTATTCAATGAATGCTTTGCTAGATAGTGACCTCAATGCAGTTAAGGAACTGATTAAAAAACGTAAATTTTATGACCAGTATGTGTTGCCAGTGCCAAAAAAATTCGCTCTTCCGGAAGATCGCCGCCCAGAGTGGATACCAAATTATATGGCAATTGCCGATCGCCAATTCTATTGTCCAAAAAGGGGGTTTGGAGAGTGA
- a CDS encoding type I-MYXAN CRISPR-associated endonuclease Cas4/Cas1 gives MELLDYITTKPDTIRVSALHALAYCQRLFYLEEVEELYTQDAAVFAGRRLHVEIEKAEDEEWEELFLTSEELGLRGRLDALRTRDGQTIPYEHKRGRCHRDENKQPQAWESDRLQILAYAYLLESALGITVQEGRIRYHADNVLVRVPLDDSGRSAVREAIQQARTLRQSTHRPPVTDNERLCARCSLAPVCLPEEARLAHDREWQPIRLFPEDDDRQIIHILEPGTTVGRTGEQIKITRRGQAVETVPARHVGQLVLHSFSQISTQALHFCAEQGIGVHFISGGGRYIGSFDTRQGSIQRRIRQYAALSNPDTCLELARKLVNCRGQGQRKFLMRGTRGKTEVSDTLKKAINQMQILLKQVPKAKSLESLLGLEGNLARLYISALPCLISQDIPKELHFSNRNRRPPKDRFNSLLGFGYALLIKDVMNAILTVGLEPALGFYHQPRSQAAPLVLDLIEIFRVPLVDMSIMASINRGQWEVQTDFDIRGEQVWLSETGKRKFVELYERRKQETWKHPVTGYSLTYRRLMELEVRLLEKEWSGEAGLFAQLILR, from the coding sequence ATGGAATTACTTGACTATATTACTACTAAACCTGACACCATCCGTGTTTCTGCACTCCATGCCCTAGCTTACTGTCAGCGCCTTTTCTACTTGGAAGAAGTCGAAGAACTTTATACCCAAGATGCAGCCGTCTTTGCAGGACGAAGATTGCATGTTGAAATTGAAAAAGCAGAGGACGAAGAGTGGGAAGAACTTTTCCTTACCAGTGAAGAATTAGGGTTACGGGGTCGGCTTGATGCCCTTCGCACCCGTGATGGACAAACAATTCCCTACGAACACAAACGCGGTCGCTGTCACCGAGACGAGAATAAGCAACCTCAAGCCTGGGAGAGCGATCGCCTGCAAATCCTCGCTTATGCCTATCTCTTAGAATCAGCCTTGGGAATCACGGTTCAAGAAGGTCGCATTCGCTATCATGCTGATAACGTACTAGTTCGCGTACCACTAGATGACTCAGGACGGTCAGCGGTTCGAGAAGCAATTCAACAAGCAAGGACCCTCAGACAATCTACCCACAGACCTCCAGTAACTGACAACGAGAGATTGTGCGCCCGTTGTTCCCTTGCTCCGGTTTGTTTACCAGAAGAAGCACGATTGGCTCATGACCGAGAGTGGCAACCAATACGCCTGTTTCCAGAAGATGACGATCGCCAAATCATTCACATATTGGAACCAGGTACCACCGTTGGTAGGACAGGAGAGCAAATCAAAATTACCCGTCGCGGTCAAGCTGTGGAAACAGTTCCTGCTCGTCACGTAGGACAGTTAGTGTTGCATAGTTTTTCGCAAATTTCCACCCAAGCACTGCATTTTTGTGCAGAACAAGGCATTGGAGTGCATTTTATCTCTGGAGGCGGACGCTATATTGGTAGTTTTGACACCAGGCAAGGTAGCATTCAACGCCGCATTCGCCAGTATGCTGCCCTAAGCAATCCTGATACTTGTTTGGAATTGGCTCGTAAATTGGTCAATTGTCGCGGTCAAGGACAAAGAAAGTTTTTAATGCGAGGAACTAGAGGCAAAACCGAAGTTTCAGACACTTTGAAGAAAGCCATTAATCAGATGCAAATTCTGCTCAAACAAGTTCCTAAAGCAAAATCCTTAGAATCGTTGCTAGGACTAGAGGGCAATTTAGCAAGACTATATATTAGTGCTTTGCCTTGTTTGATTTCTCAAGACATTCCAAAAGAATTACATTTTAGTAATCGCAATCGTCGTCCTCCCAAAGATAGATTTAATTCACTTTTGGGTTTTGGTTATGCCTTGCTGATCAAAGATGTGATGAACGCTATTTTAACTGTGGGATTAGAACCAGCTTTAGGTTTTTATCACCAACCTCGCTCTCAAGCTGCACCACTGGTACTAGATTTGATAGAAATTTTCCGAGTTCCGTTAGTTGATATGTCGATAATGGCGTCAATTAATCGGGGTCAATGGGAGGTACAAACAGATTTTGACATTCGAGGAGAACAAGTTTGGTTAAGTGAAACGGGTAAGCGCAAGTTTGTTGAGTTGTATGAACGACGAAAACAAGAAACGTGGAAACATCCAGTTACAGGTTATTCCCTAACTTACCGCCGCCTCATGGAATTAGAAGTGAGGCTGCTGGAAAAGGAGTGGTCAGGTGAAGCAGGTTTGTTTGCTCAATTAATCTTGCGGTGA
- the cas7i gene encoding type I-B CRISPR-associated protein Cas7/Cst2/DevR, with translation MNKNLNLFATILTYPAPSSNYRGESEENRTVLQKISIDGQKYAIVSPESLRNALRETLILMEQPHNRTRIHNADQLAVEFKEFPNASKYADDYLFGFMAAKPPEEVKKSRLLPLKRDSIFRCNMAVALTPYRYDAVFHQSPMNAKTKNNEKTYWSNATNSALLHREVTHTAFQYPFALSGRDCQEHPEWVRALLQAIAQLNGVAGGHARAYYEFSPRSIVARLTYKLVAGYNTYGFNNAGEFPELNRLGNRDDENCDLPGNEFWVGGEIVRNLEANAKTRLDDAGVHLYANSERLFDDLAKEFMGSKNDAS, from the coding sequence ATGAACAAGAATCTGAATCTTTTTGCCACAATTTTAACTTACCCTGCTCCCTCAAGTAACTATCGCGGCGAGTCGGAAGAAAACCGCACGGTGTTGCAAAAAATTTCCATAGATGGTCAAAAGTATGCAATTGTCAGTCCTGAATCACTGCGGAATGCCCTGCGAGAAACATTAATTTTGATGGAACAGCCTCATAACCGCACGCGAATACATAATGCAGACCAATTAGCAGTGGAGTTTAAGGAATTTCCCAATGCTAGTAAGTATGCAGATGATTATTTGTTTGGTTTCATGGCAGCAAAGCCTCCCGAAGAGGTGAAAAAAAGCCGTCTCTTACCACTGAAAAGAGATAGTATTTTCCGTTGCAACATGGCAGTAGCTCTGACTCCTTATAGGTATGATGCAGTATTTCATCAATCTCCTATGAATGCTAAGACAAAGAATAATGAAAAAACCTACTGGAGTAATGCCACCAATTCGGCTTTACTACACCGCGAAGTGACTCATACAGCATTTCAATATCCTTTTGCTTTGTCGGGACGGGATTGTCAAGAACATCCTGAATGGGTACGGGCGTTATTACAGGCTATTGCCCAACTTAATGGAGTTGCAGGTGGTCATGCCCGCGCTTACTACGAGTTTTCACCACGCTCAATAGTAGCAAGATTAACATATAAGCTGGTTGCTGGTTACAACACTTACGGTTTCAATAATGCGGGAGAGTTTCCAGAGTTAAACCGTTTAGGCAATCGAGATGATGAAAATTGCGATTTGCCTGGTAATGAGTTTTGGGTGGGTGGTGAAATTGTTCGTAATTTAGAGGCAAATGCAAAAACGCGCCTGGATGATGCTGGAGTACATCTCTACGCTAATTCTGAGCGTTTGTTTGATGATTTAGCCAAAGAGTTTATGGGTAGCAAAAATGACGCAAGCTAA
- the cas5 gene encoding CRISPR-associated protein Cas5, which produces MTQAKRSQDIEKPQMIEQYLRMKAPFASFRPFQSGAYRSTTIVPSPSTVYGLLLNLAGIEQRSDLAAPITLIKENLPEMEIAIGQISQPEMAFLSQQLHQYPVGASGAELAQKTHGAKYWIAPVRRAVLANLDLVIGVKAEQWLCDRIVQGLNGELDESRYGLPFAGDNNFLFNEIEPIDNPKMARWYCPLQKTSRPERGISRLTVWVNRADNTQTKTAEFAPSAFCLIPPTAAWIRLPPRALEEN; this is translated from the coding sequence ATGACGCAAGCTAAGAGATCTCAAGATATTGAAAAGCCGCAAATGATTGAGCAATATCTCCGGATGAAAGCTCCTTTTGCCTCTTTTCGCCCCTTTCAATCTGGTGCTTATCGTTCGACAACAATTGTACCATCACCATCAACAGTGTATGGGTTACTACTGAATTTAGCAGGTATTGAACAGCGGTCTGACTTGGCTGCTCCAATAACTCTGATAAAAGAAAATTTGCCAGAAATGGAAATTGCCATCGGGCAAATATCTCAGCCAGAAATGGCATTTCTGTCCCAGCAACTGCACCAATACCCAGTAGGAGCTTCCGGTGCAGAACTGGCACAAAAAACACATGGTGCCAAATACTGGATTGCACCAGTGCGGCGAGCTGTGTTGGCTAATCTGGATTTGGTTATTGGAGTAAAAGCTGAACAATGGTTGTGCGATCGCATTGTCCAAGGACTGAACGGAGAGCTAGATGAATCACGCTATGGGTTGCCATTTGCTGGTGATAATAACTTCCTGTTTAACGAAATTGAACCAATAGACAATCCAAAAATGGCACGCTGGTATTGTCCATTACAAAAGACTAGTCGTCCCGAGCGTGGAATTTCTCGTTTAACTGTTTGGGTAAACCGAGCAGATAACACTCAGACCAAAACGGCAGAATTTGCCCCCAGTGCTTTTTGCTTGATTCCTCCTACTGCTGCTTGGATACGGCTACCACCAAGAGCACTTGAAGAAAATTAA